Proteins from a single region of Numenius arquata chromosome Z, bNumArq3.hap1.1, whole genome shotgun sequence:
- the MTAP gene encoding S-methyl-5'-thioadenosine phosphorylase: MAAAAAAVKIGIIGGTGLDDPDILEGRTEKYVDTPYGKPSDALILGKIKNVDCVLLARHGRHHTIMPSNVNYRANIWALKEENCSHVLVTTACGSLREEIQPGDLVIIDQFIDRTTKRHCTLYEGLHSAVAGVCHVPMAEPFCTKTREVLIETARKLGLQCHSKGTMITIEGPRFSSRAESLMFRSWGADVINMTTVPEVVLAKEAGMSYASVAMATDYDCWKEHEAAVSVDKVLRTLKMNADKATSLLLTAIPQIGSMEWTDTLHTLRTTVQCSVILPKQ; the protein is encoded by the exons ATTGGCATTATTGGTGGAACTGGCCTGGATGATCCAGATATCTTGGAAGGAAGAACGGAAAAATATGTTGATACTCCTTATGGCAAG CCATCGGATGCTTTGATATTGGGAAAGATAAAAAATGTGGACTGTGTGCTGTTGGCAAG ACATGGAAGGCATCATACAATTATGCCATCGAATGTCAATTACCGTGCCAATATTTGggcattaaaagaagaaaattgttcaCATGTATTAGTGACTACAGCCTGTGGTTCATTACGAGAAGAAATACAACCTGGTGATCTTGTCATAATTGACCAGTTCATTGACAG gACGACTAAAAGACACTGTACTTTATACGAGGGGCTACACTCCGCTGTTGCAGGAGTATGTCATGTTCCAATGGCAGAGCCATTCTGCACCAAAACCAGAGAG GTTCTTATTGAGACTGCCAGGAAGCTTGGCCTCCAGTGTCATTCCAAGGGGACAATGATCACAATTGAAGGCCCACGTTTCAGTTCTCGAGCAGAAAGCTTGATGTTTCGCAGCTGGGGAGCTGATGTTATCAACATGACCACAGTGCCTGAAGTGGTTCTCGCAAAAGAAGCTGGAATGAGTTATGCTAGTGTTGCCATGGCAACAGATTATGACTGCTGGAAGGAACATGAAGCAGCA gTTTCAGTGGATAAAGTTTTAAGGACACTGAAAATGAATGCAGATAAGGCTACTAGCTTACTCCTTACTGCTATACCTCAGATAGGTTCCATGGAATGGACCGACACCCTGCACACCTTGAGA ACAACAGTGCAGTGTTCGGTCATCCTGCCAAAGCAGTAA